A region from the Mustela erminea isolate mMusErm1 chromosome 10, mMusErm1.Pri, whole genome shotgun sequence genome encodes:
- the LSM10 gene encoding U7 snRNA-associated Sm-like protein LSm10, which produces MAVSHSVKERTISENSLIILLQGLQGQVTTVDLRDESVARGRIDNVDAFMNIRLANVTYTDRWGHQVELDDLFVTGRNVRYVHIPDDVNITATIEQQLQVIHRVRNFGSKGQGRREFPSKKYK; this is translated from the coding sequence ATGGCGGTGAGCCACTCGGTGAAGGAGCGGACCATCTCCGAGAACAGCCTCATCATCCTGCTGCAGGGCCTCCAGGGCCAGGTGACCACCGTGGACCTGCGGGATGAGAGCGTGGCCCGCGGCCGCATAGACAATGTCGATGCTTTCATGAACATCCGCCTAGCCAACGTCACCTACACAGACCGCTGGGGACATCAGGTCGAGCTGGATGACCTCTTTGTGACCGGCCGCAACGTCCGCTACGTCCACATCCCTGATGACGTGAACATCACGGCCACCATCGAGCAACAGCTGCAGGTCATCCACCGTGTGCGCAACTTCGGCAGCAAGGGCCAAGGCCGCCGGGAGTTCCCCTCCAAAAAGTACAAATGA